The stretch of DNA CCGCCGGCGGCGCCGATGAGCAGGCCGAACACGAGGGCGACGAGCACAGGGAGGAAGCCACCGCCACCGGAGCGACGGCCGTAGCTGCTGGGCGACAGGGTGGTCATGCGTCCTCCAGGTCGAGCACACGCGCATGCAGCACGGTGCGCTGCTGCAGCGCGGTGCGGACGGCCCGGTGCAGACCATCCTCCAGGTACATCTCCCCCTTCCATCGCACCACATG from Actinomycetes bacterium encodes:
- a CDS encoding type II toxin-antitoxin system VapB family antitoxin, translating into HVVRWKGEMYLEDGLHRAVRTALQQRTVLHARVLDLEDA